One Denticeps clupeoides chromosome 3, fDenClu1.1, whole genome shotgun sequence DNA window includes the following coding sequences:
- the LOC114785671 gene encoding zinc finger protein 260-like isoform X1, whose amino-acid sequence MNQFSKRDNSLRQVKIVETLQRKYSKVKPYQCEECGKNFSQMSYLKIHQRIHTGEKPYTCVQCGKSFKQASHLKLHQMIHTGEKPYQCVQCGKRFKEAEHLRRHKNIHTGEKPYTCVQCGISFKQAANLRTHQRIHTGEKPYQCVQCGKSYTQTSSLKKHQKIHNGEKPYQCVQCEKSYTVKSDLSRHQRTHTGEKPYQCVQCEKSYKLKSDLSRHQRTHTREKPYQCVQCGRSFTEISSLRNHQTIHTGEKPYQCVKCGKSFTMKSSLVAHQRIHTKENPYQCVQCGKSFTMKSSLVEHLKIHTGEKPYQCVQCGKRFRGKSHLITHQRIHTGERPYQCVQCGKSFTMKASLVEHLKIHTGEKPYQCVQCGKSFTQQSNLRTHQKIHTGIKPYQCIQCGKRFKQASYLKLHQTIHTGEKPYTCEECGKGFTVTSHLKLHQRTHTGEKPYLCVQCGMSFTRKSSLVEHQKFHTGEKPYLCVQCGKSFTKKLSLKRHQRKHTEKTYKSNERVELKNSDIITLLKCGEALELQVNDEKQDLDDVMSLENEIQFSDERFQTRSEEKLHQCNECAHSLREVKIQEIKKHSERKSFQCGQCGRTFSDLTTLGQFKCHQFEHTDEKLYKCIAVVELKKSDIITPTYCGQILLPTRKDEKQDVIACGPKMDPSPSLLPADLRNVKPEISPDTITSPNCGKILEPAGVDVKIELEDEVYSEYGNPFTNEECKKETEDEMHQFNTCDNGEEKP is encoded by the exons ATGAATCAGTTCAGCAAGCgtgacaacagtttaagacaagtgaagatcgTTGAAACACTACAGAGAAAATATTCTAAAgtgaagccttaccagtgtgaagagtgtggcaAGAATTTTTCACAAATGTCATACCTTAAAATTcatcagaggatacatactggagagaagccctacacgtgtgtacaatgtggaaaaagttttaaacaagcatcacaccttaaattacaccagatgatacatactggagaaaagccctaccagtgtgtacaatgtgggaagagatttaaAGAAGCAGAACACCTTAGaagacacaaaaatatacatactggagagaagccctacacGTGTGTACAATGTGGAATAAGTTTTAAACAAGCAGCAAACCTTAGAACACACCAgcggatacatactggagagaagccctaccagtgtgtacaatgtgggaagagttatACACAAACATCAAGtcttaaaaagcaccagaagatacataatggagagaagccctaccagtgtgtacaatgtgagAAGAGTTATACAGTAAAATCAGACCTTTCAAggcaccagaggacacatactggagagaaaccataccagtgtgtacaatgtgagAAGAGTTATAAATTAAAATCAGACCTTTCAAggcaccagaggacacatactagagagaagccttaccagtgtgtacaatgtgggagaAGTTTTACAGAAATATCGAGCCTTAGAAACCACCAGacgatacatactggagagaagccttaccagtgtgtcaagtgtgggaagagctttacGATGAAATCATCTCTTGTAGCACACCAAAGGATACATACCAAAGAGAAcccttaccagtgtgtacaatgtgggaagagctttacaATGAAATCATCTCTTGTAGAACACctgaagatacatactggagagaagccctaccagtgtgtacaatgtgggaagcgTTTTAGAGGAAAATCACACCTCAtaacacaccagaggatacataccgGAGAGAggccttaccagtgtgtacaatgtgggaagagctttacaATGAAAGCATCTCTTGTAGAACACctgaagatacatactggagagaagccctaccagtgtgtacaatgtgggaagagttttacacaacaATCAAACCTTAGAACGCACCAGAAGATTCATACTGGAATAAAACCTTACCAGTGTATACAGTGTGGGAAAAGATTTAAACAAGCATCGTACCTTAAGCTACACCAGacgatacatactggagagaagccctacacGTGTGAAGAGTGTGGAAAAGGTTTTACTGTAACATCTCACCTTAAattacaccagaggacacatactggagagaagccttacctgtgtgtacaatgtgggatgAGCTTTACAAGAAAATCATCTCTTGTAGAACACCAGAAATttcatactggagaaaagccctacctgtgtgtacaatgtgggaagagttttaccaaGAAATTAAGCCTTAAGagacaccagaggaaacatacTGAAAAGACCTACAAGTCTAATGAGAGAGTTGAATTGAAGAACTCTGATATCATCACACTTTTGAAATGTGGTGAAGCACTGGAATTACAGgtgaatgatgagaagcaagacttggatgatgtgatgTCCTTAG aaaatgaaatacaattCTCTGACGAAAGATTTCAAACGCGAtctgaagaaaagctgcaccagTGCAACGAGTGTGCACACAGTTTAAGAGAAGTGAAgatacaggaaataaaaaaacattctgaacGGAAGTCCTTCCAGTGTGGACAGTGTGGGAGGACTTTTTCAGATCTTACAACATTAGGTCAATTTAAATGTCATCAATTTGAACACACTGATGAAAAGCTCTACAAGTGTATAGCAGTCGTTGAACttaagaaatcagatatcatcacacctacGTATTGTGGACAAATACTGCTACCAACGAGGAAGGATGAGAAGCAAGATGTAATTGCTTGTG gtcccaagatggatcccagtccgtctctgttacctgctgatctgaggaatgttaaaccagaaatatcaccagataccatcacatctccgAACTGTGGTAAAATACTGGAGCCAGCAGGAGTTGATGTGAAGATAGAGTTGGAGGATGAAGTCTATTCAG AATATGGAAACCCATTCACTAATGAAGAATGTAAAAAGGAAACTGAAGATGAAATGCACCAGTTCAACACGTGTGACAATGGTGAAGAGAAAccttaa